The nucleotide window TCCATACTTTTAGGCAACCTGTTTTCCCTTTATCTGTACAAAGCCCAACCCTGGTATTCGGCGATTGGTGCGAGTGGCGGTGTCTCCGGGATTTTGTTTGCTTCAATAGCAATGATTCCGGATCTGGGTATATACTTTTTCTTTATCCCAATACCCATTCCGGGTTATATATTTGGCTTTTTGTACTTCGCCTATTCCGTATATATGATGCTTAATCCAAGACCTCACGACAATATCGGACATGCTGCTCACCTCGGAGGTGCAGCTTTCGGACTTGTATATGCCGTAGGTTTGCTGCCGGAAGTGGCATTAAGTAATATCCGTTTCCTTGGCATTATGTCGCTGCCACTGCTCTATATGGCGTATATGGTTTTTGTGAGAAAGGCGATCTGATCACTTTTCTGTCTCGCATTAAGTAGGCATATTACCTCAGCATAAAATAGTAAATCAGCGCCCAAACGGTGATAAAGAACAGGCCCGGGTACAGCACAGACCTTAACATCTGCATGTCCTTTTTCACAAAGGCCAGGTAAATCACGTAAATGATAAATATGATGATGAGTCCTATTGGAATTAGTGGGTAAGTCATGGCATTTGTTTTAAAAGTTCGACATTATCATTGCGGAATTTTGCGACGGTTCCGAAAGTTTCAATTGAGTGAATTTTAAATCACCTTCTCACGAACGCCGTTCCCAGCGTACCTAAAGTTAATAAATCTATTTGATTTACATCCTCAGATACAGCACGACAGTAAAACAGCCATTATTCTATATCATCACAAAAATTGTCGGAAACCGACATTCTGTTCCTGTGGTTAATTCCCCAGTCTTTCAGGGCATAGATAATCGGCGTCAGGGTGTCAGCGTACGCTTCTGCTTTGTAAATGATACGCGACGGATAATTATCCGAAACCGTACGGCGTATGAGCTGGTGGCGCTCCAGGTCCTTCAGTTCCTTGGCCAGCACACGTGCACTGATCCCCGGGATACTTTCCTGTATGGCATTAAACCTCTCATTACCTACTGAAACAGAGATAATAATTGGCAGTTTCCATTTACCATTTATAACATTCAGGGCCTCACGTACCGGTTCTAAAGTGTCCAGACAATTGCTGCATTCTCTCTTTGCCATAATCATCTATTATAGATATAGCGCTTACCTTTTGAAAGCACTATACAAAAGTAAGTTAATTTTGGTAAATTTGCAGAACCATTTCAATACACTGAAAATGATAAATATGAATAACCGAACAATATCATACTCAATCCTGGAACTCGCGATCGTTTCGCAGGGACAAAGTTCTAAGGAAACTCTAAACAACTCTCTGGTTCTGGCAAAAGAGGCCGAAGAACTTGGCTATAAGCGATTCTGGTTTGCAGAACATCATAATTCCGAGTCCGTAGGCAGCAGCGCTACCTCGGTCCTTATTGGCTATGTAGCCGAAAACACCACGAAACTTAGAGTGGGTTCCGGCGGAATTATGCTTCCGAATCACGCCCCGCTTATCATTGCTGAACAGTTCAGTACACTCGCACACCTATATCCGGGCCGGATTGATTTAGGACTTGGGCGTGCACCCGGTACCGACCAGGAAACCGCCCGTGAGATCCGTTCGGATTTTATGCAGGCCGCACATTCATTCCCAAGAGAGGTGGCAAAGATTCAGCAGTATTTTTCAGCCGACAATAAAACCGCTAAGGTACGCGTACCTATGGCCGAAGGAACTGACGTTCCGGTTTATATATTAGGTTCCAGTACCGACAGCGCACATCTTGCGGCTCAAAAAGGCCTGCCGTATGCTTTTGCCAGCCATTTCGCGACCACGCATCTGCATAGTGCGCTCCGGATTTACCGCGACGAATTCCAGCCCTCAGAGTTTTTGGAAAAGCCTTACACCATTGCTGGTGTGAATGTATATGTCGCAGATACTGATGAAGAAGCGCAGGAACTCTTTACGTCGCTGATTCGAATGTTTATTGGCATACTTACAGGTGCCCGAGATCCGCTTTATCCACCCGGACCCATGACGAACGATTTGGAGGAGATGTTCCACCATCCGGCGGTGCAGCAAATGCTGAAATACTCCTTTGTGGGAAGCCGCGAAACTGTGAAAAGGGAAATCAGGCAGTTCCTGGAAGAAACCGGCGTAGATGAACTCATCGTTGTTTCTACAATGTTCAACCTTCAGGATAGGCTCAAATCCGCACATCTGTTTTCGGAAATTATGACGGAAATAAACAATGGGAATTAAGCAGCTGACAATTCTTAACTGATCAGCTTAGATCAGAATAAATCCGGATTTTCGCCTGGATTTTCTTTCAGTTCATCAAACTTAGCCTTCATAGTGGGATTGTTGTGCGTAAGTTTCTTGATTGTAAGATCCTCAGTTTTCTGATTGGCCAGTCTGAGGTTATTTTCCGAAGAAAGCAGTGCTTCCTTGGTTTTCTGAAGCTGATGGATGGTTTTGTCAATGCCGTCTATGGCATCCTTAAACTTTCGGCTGGCCAGATCGTAATTCCGCGCAAATCCTTCCTTGAACTTGTTCATTTTCTCCTCAAAGTTCGTAATATCGATATTCTGGCTTTTCACCAGGGCGAGTTCAGCCTTGTACTGAAGGGAGTTCATGGCTGCATTGCGGAGTAAGGTGATGATGGGGATAAAGAATTGGGGTCTTACCACGTACATCTTGCTGTAGCGGTGGGAAACGTCTACGATACCGGAATTATAGTACTCGCTTTCTGCCTCCAGGCATGAAACAAGAACAGCGTATTCGCACTTCTTCTCATTACGGTCTTTGTCCAGTTCTTTCAGGAAATCCTCATTCCTCTTTTTTGTAGCTGTTGCGTCGCATTCATTTTTCATTTCGAACATAATCGAAATGATTTCATTGCCGGCATCATCAAACTCTTTGTAAATGTAGTCACCTTTACTGCCGGAACGTGCGTCATTGTCTTTTTCGAAATAGGCTTTCTGGAAAGCCGTAGCGCGCAGTTTGTTGAATTCGATCTCGCAGTGCTGCTCCAGGGACTCGCCCAGCATTTTGGTGCTCAGTTTGAGTTTCATATCACGAATGCGGGCTATTTCATCATCTTTATATTTAATGATGGCTTCCTTATTCTGAAGTTCGGTGGCAAAATGCTGTTTCAGGGATCCCTCCAGATTCTGTTTCTCCAGATCCTTGGTACGCACCTCATGAGCCAGTGCATCGCGTTCCTTTTCAATCTTCTGCACAGCTTCAGTAACGGCCAGTTGTTTCTGAATCTCTACATTATCGATGATGGATTTCAGTTTCAGGATTTCAGCTTCTTTCTGATTAATCTTTTCGGCCAGAGCCACTTCGCTCTGAGCTTTAAGTTCAGAAATTTCGCGGTCTTTTTTTGCCAGGTTTTCCTGAAGTGTCTGCCTTACCTGAGCCTCCGCCAGTTTTACGGCGCTTTCTTTTTCACGGTCGGCCAGCGCCAGCCGGGTTTTAAGTTCGTGTTCAAACTGATGGTCGCGTACCTGCCGCACAATATCGGCAAATCCGGCTTCATCAATTTTAAAGGCTTTGTTACAGTGGGGGCAGATTATTTCGTTCATGTTATACAGTTGTAAGTGAAGCTAAGCTAAGGATTATTAGGGAATTCAGGATCTGACACAGGCTAAATTCTTTCAAGTTCATCCGCGCTGATTGTCGTTTTGAAAGTGCCGTAATTTACGGTTATTTTGTTTTTGGAAACTTTCTCAATAGTTCCCACACTTGTGCTGCCCGTGATCCTAACACGCTGGCCGGGTTTCAGCCATAATTCACGTTCTTCTTTTTTCCTTTCAACAATCTTTTCGTGGGCTTCCGCAATTTTTTCCTGGATATCAGCCTTTTTTAACTGTTGGGTAATTTTGCGCTTTACAACCTGCAGTTTTTTGGATTCATCCTTATCCGTACCCAGCTTTCTGAATTTCTCCTGCTCCAGAATCTTTACAAAATCGCGCACAACATCTTTCCGGGATTTCCCCTTCATATAGGCATCTATAAAGCCTTCAATCTTATTTCCGAACTGCAGCTTGCGGTGCTCTTCCTCGTACAGTTTCTGGAAGTTGAAGAGTTTCTGCTGCAGTTGCTCATTCAGTTTTTGCAAATGATCGCGTTTGTCAGTTACCGAGTCTTTCTGTTCCGAAAGATTGGTGCGAAGCTTCTCTACCTCAAATTTTTCCTGCTGCAGTTTTACAATGGTTTTGTCCAGGTTCACCACATCCTTTTCAACCTTCTTCTTGGCAGATCTCAGGATGAACTGTGGGATTTTATTTTTCTCGGCTACCTCAAAAGTAAATGAACTGCCGGCCTGACCTACTTCCAGTTTATAGAGTGGTTCCAGACTCTTCTCATCGAAAAGCATGGCGGCATTTTCTGCATTCGGCAGCTGTTCCACAACAAGTTTAATGTTGGTATAGTGGGTGGTGATGATGGCAAAGCTCTTCTTTCCGTAAAAATATTCCAGAAAACTCTCGGCCAGGGCACCACCCAATTCAGGGTCCGAACCGGTTCCAAATTCGTCGATGAGCAGCAGTGTTTTGGCGTCGGCTTCCTTAATGATGCCCGACATCTTCTTGAGGCGCGAGGAATAAGTGGAAAGGTGATTCTCAATAGACTGATTGTCACCGATATCTGTCATTATTTTGTCAAAGAAAAACATCTCCGACTTCGGATGCGCCGGGACCAGGATACCGCTCTGAATCATAAGCTGCAGTAAACCCACCGTCTTTAGTGTGATTGATTTTCCGCCGGCATTGGGTCCGGAAATACAAAGGATCCTGTTGTGCTCCGTAAGAGTCAGCGTTTGGGGAAATATCTTTTTCCCTTCTGCTTTATTGCTTAAAAACAGCAGCGGATGATAAGCCTCCCTCAGTCTTAGGGTAGGATGACGGTTTATTTTGGGGAGAATTCCGTTAATCTGCTCAGCGAATTTTGCTTTTGCGCGAGTAAGATCGAGATCGAAAAGATACATTTGGTATTCGCTGAGTTGGGGCTGGAATTCTGCCGTTTCAGCCGTCAGTCTCCGCAGAATGCGGTCCAGTTCTTTTTTTTCCTCCTCCTCACTTTCCCGCTGCTTAAAATAATGCTTCAGCACACTTTCCGGCTGAATGTAAGTAATGGAACCTGTTTTCGAAATTCCCAAAACCCGCCCCGGAACTCTTTTCTTGAAGCCTGATTTTACTGCCAATACACGCTGATCTTCAATAATGGTCTCGCGTATTTCATCCAGAAAGTCACTTTGCCCATAGGTGGTGAGGGCACGGTTAAAGTTTTCCTGAATGGCTTTTCTTGAATGCTGTATTTCGGTCCGGATTTCTTTAAGTAGGGTAGAAGCGTCGCTTTTTACATCGCCGAACCGGTTAAAGACCTTGTCAATCCTGTCAATGATTTCTTTGCGGAATTCAAGTTTCCTGATTTCAGCCGTCAGATGCGGAAAGGTCTCCTCGAAATTGGGTAAGAATTTTTGCAGCCTTCCAATCTGCGCCGTAATATTCTTTATTTTGATAAAAGATTTCGCATCCAGCCGGAAGTTTTCAATAACCATAAGTTTCAGTTCATCGTCAATATCTTCAAATTCATTAAACGGAATGATGTTATGACTTTCAAAACTGGTGAGGAATTCTGCAGTTTTCTTCAGCGTAAGCTCAGCATCGTCTATCGCCAATGGACGCAGCTCCATAATCCGGTCCTGCGTTTTGTGAGAGTATGCAAATGGAGCAATTTCCGCTAAAAGCGCGGGGAATTCCAATTCGTCTAAATCTTCTTGTTGTATCAGCACAGTGCAAATATAAGTTAATAGTTGTAGGTAAGGCTGGCCGCAGGCGATATGATTACCTAAACTCACCGTTAAACCCGTAACTTAACATCAAAGAATATTCCCTAAAAATTTCTGGCCTGCAATTGGGGATGTGCACTACATACTTCAACAAAATTCGGACAACCTGGCAACTACCAAAATAAAATCTGCAAATTTGCAGTCAAATTATAAGCAAATGGCGGACTGGAAAGAAATACTTGCACCCATAAAAAACTCAACCTACTTCGAACAGCTCTGGAAGGATGTACAGTCAGAATATGCAGATACAAAATGCTTTCCGCCCAAAAAACAGATTTTCCGTGCCCTGGAACTTACTCCGTTTAATGAGCTAAGGGTCGTTATTCTCGGTCAGGATCCTTATCATAATGACGGACAGGCCAACGGTCTTTGTTTTTCGGTGTCCGAAAGTGTTGCTACGCCGCCGTCTTTAAAGAATATATTTACAGAGCTCCAGTCTGATTTAGGAATTGAACGTACCCGCAAAGACCTGGAAGACTGGGCTACGCAGGGCGTACTTCTGCTCAACGCCACGCTGACGGTAAGGGCGCATTCACCTAACTCACATAAGGATTTAGGTTGGGAGAGATTTACAGACTTCATCATCAGTGAGATTTCAGCCAGAAAAGAAAAAGTTGTTTTTGTTTTATGGGGTGCCTTCGCACAAAAAAAGGAGGAACTTATCGATTCCTCCAAACATCTGATTATTAAGTCGGCGCATCCTTCACCATTTTCGGTCTACCGCGGATTTTACGGCAGCCGGCCCTTTTCGCAGGTTAACGCTTGGCTTGCTCGCCACGGCCAACCCCAGATTCAATGGTAATTACCTTACAGAGGGCTCTACCGAATTCTGTGCGACTTTATCAACTTTAATTCCAATGACATATTTTCCGGAATTTGCCGCAAATCCTGCTCCTGCAGTCGGGTAGGGATTTGCCTCTACCAGGGTGTACCTGTAACCGTTAAAGAAAGCTTTATTATCATAACCTCGCTGCGGATTACTTTGCGTGGACAGCTTCACTTTAACCGGACGGGTATAGGTTCCCATCAGTTCAATCTCTGCTGTCGCTACGCCTTCCCAGACGCAGTTTACTTCCTTCGGACAGCGGCTGTCCTCCAGCATCTTTGTGAAGGTGAAAGTCATATCATGATCTTTGAGAAACATGGATTCTCCTTCTTTAAAATACAGAACACCTTCCATTTTTTGAATTTTTGCTGCAGCTTCTTTATTTTCAACCCGTTTGGGTTCTTTAGGGATATTGGTATCGGTATTCTTTGCTTTATTCTTTGCAGGACTTGTGACATTGCTCTTTTCCGTTTCAGGAAGCGGCTTTTTTTCCTGAAGGTGTTTTTCCTGTGCAGAACATGCCAATATTGAAAGCGATATAATTCCGGTGAGAAGTAAGTTGTACATTGGTTAATATTTATGGGTTAATGATGTCCCACAATACAACCAAAAACATTGCCACACCAACCATCAGGTTAAAGCCGGTACCGATGATGAAGCCAATTAATGCACCTTTCATAGAGTTAAAGGCTTTTTTCCTGTCGCCGGCATCATGGAGTAACTCACCGATAAAGACTCCGGCAAACATACCGATAAGAAAACCAAAAGGGATAGGAAGGAAGAAACCAACAAAAGTTCCGATTACAGAACCAATGCTTCCCCAACGGGTGCCGCCATACTTTCGGTTGGTTTTGGCAGGTATCACGTAATTCAGCACTATGGAAGCTGCCGTCAGGAGGGAAAATATCCAGATATAGGCCATAGAAAGATCTGAACCTGTCCCGAATTTATAAATTAGCACACCGCACAGGCTTAGTAAAAGTCCCGGAAGAACCGGCAGAATGGTGCCTGCTATTCCAAGAACAAGCAGTATAATACTTATGAGGGATATAAGTTCGTAATCCATATTGTATAATAATTGATGAATAAAAAGAGAGCAGCCATTTAAGTGCCGCTCTCCGTTTTGCAGTAAGATAATTTTATTTAAAGATTTAAAATTACATACTGAAGGATGGGGGCAGTATTTCCAATATTGCCCGTTGCATGGTTATGAAATGTGGTATAATAGATATTTCCGCTTGTTGAAACACCTGTACATGAGCCTACGGAATCACCATGACCCAGGTGAGCCTGAAGTGCATTTTGATTGATGGTTAGCGTAACGGGCGTTCCGTTGTCGTCATGACAAATGGTAATCCAGCCACTGTTCGCCGAGTTTCCGACAGGCATGGCAGGTGCGCCGGTGCTGTGGAATTTATTGGTACGAAGCATAAGTGCTTCATTATTACGCTGTACCAATACTTCCCAGAAGGCTGCATCGTAGCTGATGACTTTCTGCCATGAACCTAAATCGTACTGGATGTCCAGCGTATTGAAACCTAAAGCGTTTGCCAGGTTCACATTGCTCACAGCACAGTTGGTATAAGTAGTAGCCGAACCTGTACTGGTGGAACACATCAATGCATCCGGGATAAAACCGCCGGCGGTATTGCAGGCCGGTGTGTTGTTATTCCCACCCAGTAGGTACGCCACGTCCCAGTCTGATGCATAGAGGCTGCCACCATTACTTACAAAAGTTGCCAGGTTGTCATAGATTTCGGTGTCATTATTTGGTGTTGAAGTACCGGAATGACTTTGTCCACGTGAACCGCAGTTCAGGAAAATAACATCATACTGCGATAGTGTGCTCATTACCTTCAGGTCGTTATAATCAATTTCTGTCACCAGATAACCAAGGCCCGTCACGATATCTTCAATTTCATCATAACTGCCTTTAACATAGGCCATATTGGCTACCTGATTAAGTTTGGTTACGTTCAGTGGGGCAACAACATTGTCGGATTTCGGTACGTTGATTGTGAATTCGGAGCGGAAGTTTGACCCATCACCCGTCTGGATATGAATGGTACGCTGACCTTCCGGTGCCTCCAGTGTGAAATCACCGGCTGCATTTGAGAAGGTGCGGTAAATTTTGTTTTGGCCGTCAAAGGTGAAAACCAGGGCGCCACCTATGGGCTTGGTTCCGTTTTTAGCCATCACCTTACCGCTCACGCTGCCTTTTTTAGTGCTTACCGGAGTGGGGTTGGTCACTTCAACAATATTGTCATCACTGCGTATACAGCCGTACAGTGACAGCAGCATAATACTTAGAAAAAGGTAAATTGTTTTTTTCATAGAATGATTTTTAAAAGTTAATGATTGTGATTTGTATAACAAATATAAATATTTTTTAATAATGTTGTAAACAAATAGTTGGATTACCTCTATATTATTATTGATTTTTTCAATTAACTATTTGAATGTGATTTAAGTTTAACGATAATGATGGTTAATATTTAGTAAATTTGCTAGAATGAAAGAGGAAATTCAGCAAACGAAGACTTTACTGGCAGATCTGGTATCAACGATCCACCGGTTTATTGCGGAAAATATTTCTGACATGTGGGAGGTGCAGGTTCTGATTAAGTTTCTGATGCTGTTCGGGATCGTAATTGCTTTGGATCTTCTGATAAAAATGATCCTGCTTCCGATTTTCTCCAGTTATCGTGACGGGGAAAAATATCCCTTCCTGAAAGCGGTGCACGCTTCCGGAATCACGCGCTCCGTAGCTAACATCATTGCGCTCCTGCTGGGTAACATTCTTTTCACGGCCTTTTTCAATGATTATCATGATAAGACCTTCAGTTTCCTGCAAAGGGTTTATAATGTGGTGGCAATTATTGCCGTTGCCAGAATGGGCCTGCGTGCAATGAAGGCTGTAGAAAATTACTTTTTCTACAAAAAGGATTATTACAAGATTGTGGCGCTGAAAGCCATTTCCGAGACCCTAAAGACCATCGGAATCTTCATCTTTATAGTGGTGCTGATTTCGGTAATCTTCGGAATTCAGGGAACCACTATCTTAGGTAGTCTGGGAGCCATCACCGCTGTTCTGGTCCTTGTTTTCCGCGATACTATCCTTGGTTTTATGACGAGCCTGCACGTTGCAACCTCCAAGAACCTCAAAGTGGGCGACTGGATCGGTATCCCAAAATATAACCTGGAAGGTACGATTGAGGAAATAAACCTCCTGACGACAAAAATCCAGAATTTTGATAAGACTAAATCTACAATTCCTACCTACGATCTTCTGTCTACGGAGATTAAAAACATGCAGGTGATGTCTGAGAGCAATACCAGACGTATAAAGCGGTCCATCAGTTTCAATATTAAATCGTTTAAATTCCTGAGCCCTGATGATATAGATAAGCTGTCCAAAATTAATTTAGTGGCAGATTACCTTAAACTGAAAAAAGAAGAAATTGCCGCCGAACGTGCAGGTCTGCAGAATTCCGATCTTCTTATAAACGGCCGTCAGCTTACCAACATTGGGGTCTTCAGGGAATATACTTTCAACTATTTAAAAAACAGTGCGCATATTGATCAGGAAGGTACTCTGATGGTTCGGCAGCTCGAAAATACGCCGCAGGGTCTGCCGCTTGAAATATACTGCTTTACAAATGATTCTGTCTGGACCAACTACGAAGAGATTCAGTCTGATATTTTTGACCATCTGCTTGTAGCTTCCCGTGAGTTTGACCTGGAGGTAATGCAGTTTAACAAAATTTAAACTTTAACGATGACTAAACTCAGTGTAAATATAAACAAGATCGCCACACTTCGTAATGCGAGAGGTGGAGAATTGCCCAGTGTGACTGAGGCTGCGGTAAAACTTCAGAAATTCGGCGCGCAGGGAATTACAATCCATCCAAGACCGGACGAAAGGCATATCACCCGAAAAGACGTGTATGACCTGAAGCCGCTGGTTATAACTGAATATAATATTGAAGGAAATCCCCACCGGGCATTTATTGATATGGTTCTCGAGGTTAAACCCGAACAGGTAACGCTGGTGCCGGATGCTGATGATGCCATAACCTCCAATGCCGGTTGGGACTGCATAAAGTACGGTGGTTTTCTGACAGAAGTAATCAAGGAATTTAAAGACGCAGGCATTCGCACTTCAGTTTTTCTGGATCCCAATCCTGAAATGGTGAAATATGCCGCCGAAACAGGTGCGGACCGTATTGAACTCTACACGGAAGCATATGCAAAAAACTATGTGGTGAACAGGGAGCAGGCCGTTCAGGATTATGTGAAGACCGCTGAAGAAGCTCACCTTAACGGACTTGGAGTGAACGCCGGTCATGATTTAAGCCTCGACAATATTAAATACTTTGCTGATACTGTTCCGGGACTGTTGGAAGTGTCCATTGGACATGCTTTAATTTCCGAAGCACTTTACATGGGCATGGAAAATACAGTTCAGGCCTATCTGAAAAGGCTGGCTAAGTGGTAACAGGGGCAATTTTATTGCTATTTTTGAATCAAAATTTTTTAGAATGAATATTCTCCACTCGAAGATATACGGACAGGATAAATCCGGAATCCCATTGCTCGTATTTCATGGTCTTTTCGGAATGCTGGACAACTGGGCCAGTTTCGGAAAGATTATGGGCGATTTCTTTCCCGTTCATCTTGTCGACTTAAGAAACCACGGCAAAAGTTTCCACTCCGAGGATATGTCCCATGACGATCTTGCTCATGACATTGCTCACTATATGGAAGCACATAAGCTGGAAAAGGTAAATCTTCTCGGTCATTCCCTGGGTGGTAAGGCAGTGATGCAGTTTGCTGTGAAATATCCGGTAAAAGTAGAGAAACTGATTGTGGTTGATATCGCTCCCAAGGCTTATCCTCCGCATCATCAGGGAATTATTAAAGCCCTTCAGACTGTAAATTTTGAAGAAATGACCTCCAGGCAGGAAGTGGAAGATGCACTTAAGGAATATATTCCTGAAACCTCAGTCATTCAGTTTCTGGCTAAAAACCTATACTGGACCGAAGATAAAAAATTAGCCTGGCGCTTTAACCTGGATACGCTTTCCAATAAATATGACCAGTTTGTATCCAATGCCATTAAATTTGGGGTGTTTACCGGTGAAACGCTCTTTATCGGTGGTGCCAAATCGAACTATATCCTGCCTCAGGACGAGTTTCAAATAAAACAGCAGTTTCCTCATTCTTCTGTAGTGACCATTGCCAACGCTGGACACTGGGTCCAGGCTGAAAACCCAACCGATTTCAATGAAGTCGTTAAGGATTTCATATTCGATATTAAAAAATACTGATGCAAAAGTATCAAAGCAACATATGGTTTTAGTTACAGGCGCAACAGGGATTCTGGGCCGGGTCATTCTCTTGGAACTCCTTAACAGGGGATATCAGGTGCGTGCTGCGAAGCGTCCTTCAAGCGATCTGGACGAAGTCCGAGAGTCCTTCAGTTACTACACCGACAGTCCTGATGAATACCTTGACAAAATTGAGTGGATTGATGCTGATTTTGATGATATTCATTCTTTGGAAGCCGCTGTAACGGGGGTTAGCAGCGTATATCACTGTGCCGGGAAGGTGAGTTTTTATCCTACTGATGAGAAAGAAATTTACAGCACCAATGTAACGGGAACTGCCAATCTGCTTTATGCATGCGAAAATTCTTCAGTTCAGGACTTCTGTTTTATCAGTTCAGTAGCAGTCCTGGACGGTCTGAATGAGACAGGACTGATGGATGAAGACTCAGATTTCAATCCCAAACTCAACCACTCTCATTACGCCATTTCCAAACACCTGTCGGAAATGGAAGTTTGGCGCGCTTCGGCAGAAGGCTTAAATACTGTAATTCTAAACCCCGGCATTATTCTGGGCAGCGGTAACTGGAATGCCAGCAGTGGAGAACTTTTTAAAACGATTGAAAAATATCCTTATGCCATGCCCGGCAGCACTTCTTATGTTGATGTGCGCGATGTAGCTGAAATTTCGGTACGACTGATGGAAGAGAATATATTCGGTGAAAGGTTTATCGTCAGTTCTGAAAACCGTACATATGCGGATATTGCTCGCAGGATACGCCGTAGATTGGGCAAGCCGAAGCCGAAAGTGTTATCAGGAACTA belongs to Chryseobacterium sp. and includes:
- a CDS encoding lacto-N-biose phosphorylase central domain-containing protein — translated: MKKTIYLFLSIMLLSLYGCIRSDDNIVEVTNPTPVSTKKGSVSGKVMAKNGTKPIGGALVFTFDGQNKIYRTFSNAAGDFTLEAPEGQRTIHIQTGDGSNFRSEFTINVPKSDNVVAPLNVTKLNQVANMAYVKGSYDEIEDIVTGLGYLVTEIDYNDLKVMSTLSQYDVIFLNCGSRGQSHSGTSTPNNDTEIYDNLATFVSNGGSLYASDWDVAYLLGGNNNTPACNTAGGFIPDALMCSTSTGSATTYTNCAVSNVNLANALGFNTLDIQYDLGSWQKVISYDAAFWEVLVQRNNEALMLRTNKFHSTGAPAMPVGNSANSGWITICHDDNGTPVTLTINQNALQAHLGHGDSVGSCTGVSTSGNIYYTTFHNHATGNIGNTAPILQYVILNL
- a CDS encoding rhomboid family intramembrane serine protease, which gives rise to MSLVLIIIIAATALISFIAFSNQPLFEKYKFNVGAITNNREYIRLISAGFLHGDMMHLLFNMMTLYFFGPIVVQAFGQIGFLIVYFGSILLGNLFSLYLYKAQPWYSAIGASGGVSGILFASIAMIPDLGIYFFFIPIPIPGYIFGFLYFAYSVYMMLNPRPHDNIGHAAHLGGAAFGLVYAVGLLPEVALSNIRFLGIMSLPLLYMAYMVFVRKAI
- a CDS encoding uracil-DNA glycosylase is translated as MADWKEILAPIKNSTYFEQLWKDVQSEYADTKCFPPKKQIFRALELTPFNELRVVILGQDPYHNDGQANGLCFSVSESVATPPSLKNIFTELQSDLGIERTRKDLEDWATQGVLLLNATLTVRAHSPNSHKDLGWERFTDFIISEISARKEKVVFVLWGAFAQKKEELIDSSKHLIIKSAHPSPFSVYRGFYGSRPFSQVNAWLARHGQPQIQW
- a CDS encoding endonuclease MutS2 — encoded protein: MLIQQEDLDELEFPALLAEIAPFAYSHKTQDRIMELRPLAIDDAELTLKKTAEFLTSFESHNIIPFNEFEDIDDELKLMVIENFRLDAKSFIKIKNITAQIGRLQKFLPNFEETFPHLTAEIRKLEFRKEIIDRIDKVFNRFGDVKSDASTLLKEIRTEIQHSRKAIQENFNRALTTYGQSDFLDEIRETIIEDQRVLAVKSGFKKRVPGRVLGISKTGSITYIQPESVLKHYFKQRESEEEEKKELDRILRRLTAETAEFQPQLSEYQMYLFDLDLTRAKAKFAEQINGILPKINRHPTLRLREAYHPLLFLSNKAEGKKIFPQTLTLTEHNRILCISGPNAGGKSITLKTVGLLQLMIQSGILVPAHPKSEMFFFDKIMTDIGDNQSIENHLSTYSSRLKKMSGIIKEADAKTLLLIDEFGTGSDPELGGALAESFLEYFYGKKSFAIITTHYTNIKLVVEQLPNAENAAMLFDEKSLEPLYKLEVGQAGSSFTFEVAEKNKIPQFILRSAKKKVEKDVVNLDKTIVKLQQEKFEVEKLRTNLSEQKDSVTDKRDHLQKLNEQLQQKLFNFQKLYEEEHRKLQFGNKIEGFIDAYMKGKSRKDVVRDFVKILEQEKFRKLGTDKDESKKLQVVKRKITQQLKKADIQEKIAEAHEKIVERKKEERELWLKPGQRVRITGSTSVGTIEKVSKNKITVNYGTFKTTISADELERI
- a CDS encoding DUF2130 domain-containing protein yields the protein MNEIICPHCNKAFKIDEAGFADIVRQVRDHQFEHELKTRLALADREKESAVKLAEAQVRQTLQENLAKKDREISELKAQSEVALAEKINQKEAEILKLKSIIDNVEIQKQLAVTEAVQKIEKERDALAHEVRTKDLEKQNLEGSLKQHFATELQNKEAIIKYKDDEIARIRDMKLKLSTKMLGESLEQHCEIEFNKLRATAFQKAYFEKDNDARSGSKGDYIYKEFDDAGNEIISIMFEMKNECDATATKKRNEDFLKELDKDRNEKKCEYAVLVSCLEAESEYYNSGIVDVSHRYSKMYVVRPQFFIPIITLLRNAAMNSLQYKAELALVKSQNIDITNFEEKMNKFKEGFARNYDLASRKFKDAIDGIDKTIHQLQKTKEALLSSENNLRLANQKTEDLTIKKLTHNNPTMKAKFDELKENPGENPDLF
- a CDS encoding DUF456 domain-containing protein codes for the protein MDYELISLISIILLVLGIAGTILPVLPGLLLSLCGVLIYKFGTGSDLSMAYIWIFSLLTAASIVLNYVIPAKTNRKYGGTRWGSIGSVIGTFVGFFLPIPFGFLIGMFAGVFIGELLHDAGDRKKAFNSMKGALIGFIIGTGFNLMVGVAMFLVVLWDIINP
- a CDS encoding winged helix-turn-helix transcriptional regulator, whose amino-acid sequence is MAKRECSNCLDTLEPVREALNVINGKWKLPIIISVSVGNERFNAIQESIPGISARVLAKELKDLERHQLIRRTVSDNYPSRIIYKAEAYADTLTPIIYALKDWGINHRNRMSVSDNFCDDIE
- a CDS encoding LLM class flavin-dependent oxidoreductase, with the protein product MNNRTISYSILELAIVSQGQSSKETLNNSLVLAKEAEELGYKRFWFAEHHNSESVGSSATSVLIGYVAENTTKLRVGSGGIMLPNHAPLIIAEQFSTLAHLYPGRIDLGLGRAPGTDQETAREIRSDFMQAAHSFPREVAKIQQYFSADNKTAKVRVPMAEGTDVPVYILGSSTDSAHLAAQKGLPYAFASHFATTHLHSALRIYRDEFQPSEFLEKPYTIAGVNVYVADTDEEAQELFTSLIRMFIGILTGARDPLYPPGPMTNDLEEMFHHPAVQQMLKYSFVGSRETVKREIRQFLEETGVDELIVVSTMFNLQDRLKSAHLFSEIMTEINNGN